One region of Priestia megaterium genomic DNA includes:
- a CDS encoding ABC transporter substrate-binding protein: MKRWFSLISFALILTLVLAGCGGKSANETSGSGGKEVVAWAWNINVPVLKKAAAEYQKENPGFKLKVVDMGREDVYSKLTTGLQAGGKGLPDIVLVEDDRFQGYLDAFPKAFLNLSKKGFDKQEDKFPEFKKALLSKDGDMYGFPFDAGPTGVFYRTDYFEKAGVDPNSIKTWDDYIAAGKKIKEKVGVDLLGLDFNNDDGLFRMALTQQGTFYFNNKGKLNLTSKEAKKAMELNKKLKEAGIVKNTVGWDASISALAEGKVASSPSGAWLSGSITQQAPDLKGKWGVFLLPSFEEGGNRASNLGGSNYVISANSQKADEAYKFMEYFSTTDKVQEEAMKGGLFPSLNTVYSSKLFTAQDEYFNNQTIWKTFADEMKDIKPVNFTGNYSVANSEAVKAVSEVTNGKGVTDSLEAAQKRLENRIQK, encoded by the coding sequence TTGAAACGTTGGTTTAGTTTAATCAGTTTTGCACTCATTTTAACCCTAGTACTTGCAGGATGCGGAGGAAAGTCCGCTAATGAAACAAGTGGTAGCGGTGGAAAAGAAGTTGTTGCATGGGCTTGGAATATTAACGTACCGGTATTAAAGAAAGCAGCAGCAGAATATCAAAAAGAGAATCCAGGATTTAAATTAAAAGTAGTGGATATGGGACGTGAAGACGTTTATTCAAAACTAACAACAGGATTGCAGGCTGGCGGAAAAGGTCTTCCTGATATTGTATTAGTAGAAGACGATCGTTTCCAAGGATATTTGGATGCATTTCCAAAAGCATTTTTAAACCTATCTAAAAAAGGGTTCGATAAGCAAGAAGATAAATTTCCAGAGTTTAAGAAAGCTCTTTTATCAAAGGATGGGGACATGTACGGCTTCCCGTTTGATGCAGGTCCGACAGGCGTTTTCTACCGCACAGATTACTTTGAAAAAGCAGGCGTAGATCCAAACAGCATCAAAACATGGGATGATTATATTGCGGCTGGTAAAAAAATTAAAGAAAAAGTTGGCGTTGATTTACTAGGTTTAGATTTTAATAATGACGATGGCTTATTCCGAATGGCACTAACGCAGCAAGGTACATTCTATTTTAATAACAAAGGTAAGCTCAATTTAACTTCTAAAGAAGCGAAAAAAGCGATGGAGTTAAATAAGAAGTTAAAAGAAGCAGGCATTGTTAAAAATACAGTGGGCTGGGATGCTTCAATCAGTGCTTTAGCAGAAGGTAAAGTAGCAAGTTCACCATCTGGTGCTTGGCTATCTGGTTCTATTACGCAGCAGGCTCCAGATTTAAAAGGAAAATGGGGAGTATTTTTATTACCTTCGTTTGAAGAAGGAGGCAACCGTGCTTCTAACTTAGGCGGAAGCAACTATGTGATTTCAGCAAATAGCCAAAAAGCAGATGAAGCGTACAAATTTATGGAATATTTCTCAACAACAGATAAAGTTCAAGAAGAAGCGATGAAGGGCGGATTATTCCCATCATTAAATACCGTATATTCTTCAAAATTATTCACTGCACAAGATGAGTACTTTAACAATCAGACGATTTGGAAAACATTCGCAGATGAAATGAAAGATATTAAGCCGGTTAATTTTACAGGCAATTACTCAGTTGCAAACAGTGAAGCAGTCAAAGCTGTGTCAGAGGTAACAAATGGTAAGGGCGTTACAGACTCGCTTGAAGCAGCTCAAAAACGCTTAGAAAACCGAATTCAAAAATAA
- a CDS encoding carbohydrate ABC transporter permease produces the protein MKTNKSLPYLFIAPALLLFALFTIYPIFSSFILSFQSMEGGKYVFTGLSNYTRLLGDDIFWKALGNTGIILIVQVPVMILLALLLANALNSQLLRLKGFFRVSFFLPAVTSLVAYSILFSIILQDEGIMNTILGFFGINAIQWLGDPFWAKVSIIVAMTWRWTGYNMVIFLAALQSLSHEVYEAADLDGANRIQKFFHVTVPQLKPVILFATILSTIGTLQLFDEPFNLTKGGPADSTMTLGLYIYQNGFKYFDFGYASAIAYVVVLLVGILTFFQFKFTGDKS, from the coding sequence ATGAAGACAAATAAATCATTGCCTTACTTATTTATTGCTCCAGCACTTTTGCTGTTCGCGCTGTTTACCATCTATCCTATTTTTTCATCGTTTATTCTAAGCTTTCAGAGTATGGAAGGCGGAAAGTATGTATTTACCGGTTTATCAAACTATACACGTTTGCTCGGAGATGATATTTTCTGGAAAGCGCTTGGAAATACGGGGATTATTTTAATCGTTCAAGTACCCGTCATGATTTTATTAGCGCTTTTACTAGCTAACGCGTTAAACAGTCAGCTTTTAAGACTAAAAGGTTTTTTCCGAGTTTCATTTTTCTTGCCCGCAGTAACGTCGCTAGTTGCCTATTCTATTTTGTTTTCAATCATTCTTCAAGATGAAGGAATTATGAATACTATTTTAGGGTTTTTCGGTATCAATGCCATTCAGTGGCTGGGAGATCCTTTCTGGGCTAAAGTCTCAATCATCGTTGCGATGACTTGGAGATGGACAGGTTATAATATGGTTATTTTTCTAGCAGCTCTTCAAAGTTTATCTCATGAAGTTTACGAAGCAGCTGATTTAGACGGGGCAAATCGTATTCAAAAGTTTTTCCACGTAACGGTTCCACAATTAAAACCCGTTATCTTGTTTGCTACTATTTTATCAACAATTGGCACGCTTCAATTGTTTGACGAACCTTTTAACTTAACAAAAGGCGGCCCTGCTGATTCCACGATGACGCTAGGCTTATATATTTATCAAAATGGCTTTAAATATTTTGATTTTGGATATGCTTCAGCCATTGCGTACGTTGTTGTATTATTAGTCGGTATTTTAACGTTCTTCCAATTTAAATTTACGGGTGATAAATCATGA
- a CDS encoding carbohydrate ABC transporter permease, whose amino-acid sequence MRKIGLYSMLGLFTIISIFPFYWMIIGATNESGKMFTNPPTLKPGDQFMTNLQNLNASIDLGRVFFNSVFVSVVYVIVALMVCSTAAYALSKFEFKGRNAIFTTLLLSMMIPYQATLIPLFQLMSNFNLLDTYFALIVPQLCFPFAIFLLRQNFLAFPTELIEAARLDGAGEMRIFLTIVLPSMKPAMAAAAIFLFMTQWNNFMWPLVATTSNEMATLPVALSSLIGLSIIDYGQVMMGVTIATIPIIVFFLALQRHFISGMLGSAVK is encoded by the coding sequence ATGCGCAAAATAGGATTATACAGCATGCTTGGGCTGTTCACGATTATCTCTATTTTTCCGTTTTACTGGATGATTATCGGCGCTACGAATGAATCGGGAAAAATGTTTACAAACCCTCCAACGCTGAAGCCTGGCGATCAATTTATGACAAATCTACAAAATTTAAATGCTTCAATTGATTTAGGGCGGGTCTTTTTTAACTCAGTATTTGTTTCAGTAGTGTATGTGATTGTAGCTTTAATGGTTTGTTCTACAGCTGCATATGCGCTATCTAAATTTGAATTTAAAGGACGAAACGCAATTTTTACAACGCTTTTATTGTCCATGATGATTCCGTATCAAGCAACGCTCATTCCGCTTTTTCAGCTGATGTCGAATTTTAATTTGCTTGATACGTATTTTGCTCTTATTGTTCCGCAGCTGTGCTTTCCGTTCGCTATCTTTTTATTACGTCAGAACTTTTTAGCTTTTCCAACGGAACTGATTGAAGCAGCACGTTTGGACGGTGCTGGAGAGATGAGAATCTTTTTAACCATTGTGCTTCCTTCTATGAAGCCTGCGATGGCTGCAGCAGCTATTTTCTTATTTATGACACAGTGGAATAACTTTATGTGGCCTTTAGTTGCGACTACATCAAACGAAATGGCTACATTGCCAGTTGCTCTTTCAAGCTTAATTGGATTATCGATTATTGATTACGGTCAAGTAATGATGGGGGTAACGATTGCCACCATTCCAATCATTGTCTTCTTCCTAGCACTTCAGCGTCATTTTATTTCAGGAATGCTTGGAAGTGCAGTAAAATAA
- a CDS encoding sugar phosphate isomerase/epimerase family protein, whose product MGEIPVGVQLYTLREETKKDFKGTLQKVAALGYQGVEFAGYEGYTAQEVRAWLMDLQLKPASSHIPLEQLESNLEQVIHFEQQVGNSHIVCPYLMPERQTEKGYYELIDSLNDIDTYCKKEGMSFSYHHHDFELKKLSTGKSALQTILEETGVNVELDIYWLTKAGEDPVEWMKHYRNRTPFIHLKDMTTDGEQFFAPLGTGGVNVKAVMKEGNKAGVKWWIVEQDQCIENPLSSIKKSLAYIK is encoded by the coding sequence ATGGGAGAAATACCTGTAGGAGTACAGCTTTATACGCTGCGTGAAGAAACGAAAAAAGATTTTAAAGGGACGCTTCAAAAAGTAGCTGCTTTAGGATACCAAGGGGTAGAATTTGCAGGGTATGAAGGATATACAGCGCAAGAAGTAAGAGCGTGGTTAATGGATTTGCAGCTGAAGCCAGCTTCTAGTCATATTCCACTTGAACAATTAGAATCTAATTTAGAGCAAGTGATTCACTTTGAGCAGCAAGTCGGAAATTCACATATTGTTTGTCCTTATTTAATGCCTGAACGTCAAACGGAAAAAGGGTATTACGAACTTATTGATTCTTTAAATGATATTGATACGTATTGTAAAAAAGAAGGCATGTCGTTTAGCTATCATCATCATGATTTTGAGCTGAAAAAATTGTCAACCGGAAAGTCAGCTCTCCAAACGATTCTAGAAGAAACTGGGGTAAATGTAGAGCTGGACATTTATTGGCTCACTAAAGCAGGCGAAGATCCAGTTGAGTGGATGAAGCACTATCGAAATCGTACGCCTTTTATCCATTTAAAAGATATGACAACAGACGGCGAGCAATTCTTTGCTCCTCTTGGTACCGGAGGGGTAAATGTAAAGGCTGTCATGAAAGAAGGCAATAAAGCAGGCGTAAAATGGTGGATCGTTGAACAAGATCAGTGCATAGAAAATCCTCTTAGCAGTATTAAAAAAAGCTTAGCATATATCAAATAA
- a CDS encoding GNAT family protein — MFTQLTEKNQNAEELKETLDDLEFQLFRMQDNLKEIAKKYEVIGVDQPEDNQLVIVSAQNDGNACKIMLNECTKAYRGAWDFAIDGVYEDNHTIFIGDIKGPANKGYGSVCMNYLKEVAVDQNVHVIKGDIAERDWDHLERLIHFYEKHNFEVNIDYTNKCGEIEWTPAYQ; from the coding sequence ATGTTTACTCAGCTTACAGAAAAAAACCAGAATGCAGAAGAACTAAAAGAAACACTTGATGATTTAGAGTTTCAGCTATTTCGCATGCAGGATAATTTAAAAGAAATTGCTAAAAAGTACGAAGTTATCGGTGTCGATCAGCCTGAAGATAATCAGTTAGTTATTGTATCGGCACAAAATGACGGAAACGCATGTAAAATTATGCTAAATGAATGCACAAAAGCCTATAGAGGGGCTTGGGATTTTGCCATCGATGGCGTATATGAAGATAATCACACGATTTTTATTGGTGATATTAAAGGTCCCGCTAATAAGGGATATGGCTCTGTATGTATGAATTATTTAAAAGAAGTAGCGGTTGATCAAAATGTTCATGTCATTAAAGGAGATATCGCTGAGCGCGACTGGGATCATCTCGAAAGATTAATTCATTTTTATGAAAAACATAACTTTGAAGTAAATATTGATTATACGAATAAGTGCGGAGAAATTGAATGGACTCCAGCTTATCAATAA
- a CDS encoding GGDEF domain-containing response regulator, with translation MDKYQIALLANVRKQLQEWTDQNKEIPHEEVYRFLHSISGTSATIGLHYLGDRSRALMEAVEKKQKKIWDYAELNTFLLDIIKICYQDEIQSAEDINKPIEISEQTASILLVDDDLSMLMYLKEQFEKQGWYVLATASKEKAITAFYELKPDCFVVDVHMKDCTGFDILSFLRDKTKQLFVPIVMMSVDNQRETRLKAFKLGADDFLVKPFDLEESLLRIGHHIERKQMFNSYLMFDELTGAYNRTYLKEIYSQQLSSYDRLKDPFCLAILDLDFFKRINDQYGHLMGDRVLQAFVEYMKHEIRPTDHIFRYGGEEFILLLPKTNIKEAETVLNRLLDSFVKKVFTHQSNSFYCSFSGGVVEVHNNEWPLEKALHQADEALYIAKESGRQKIVASSQSKLVKKRTLRMAIIDDDSIIRTMLKELLSKIDVGDRYEVKIEVFKDGIEFFESQWIHSSDHYFVILDGMMPKMDGLEVLQKLRQQKRHDQYTVIMLTSRNSEQDIQRALELGADDYMTKPFKLMELEARVRHLMKKVK, from the coding sequence ATGGATAAATATCAAATTGCATTATTAGCTAATGTGCGTAAGCAGCTGCAAGAGTGGACTGATCAAAATAAAGAAATACCTCATGAAGAGGTGTACCGCTTTTTGCATTCAATTTCTGGAACGTCTGCGACTATTGGACTGCATTATTTAGGAGATCGTTCCCGCGCGTTAATGGAAGCTGTTGAAAAAAAACAGAAAAAAATCTGGGATTACGCGGAGTTGAATACTTTTTTATTAGATATTATTAAAATTTGTTATCAAGATGAAATTCAATCCGCAGAAGATATAAATAAACCGATAGAAATCAGTGAACAAACAGCTAGCATTTTACTTGTGGACGACGATCTTTCAATGCTGATGTATTTAAAAGAACAGTTTGAAAAGCAGGGATGGTACGTATTAGCAACTGCATCTAAAGAAAAAGCTATTACGGCTTTTTACGAATTAAAGCCGGATTGTTTTGTTGTTGATGTACATATGAAAGACTGTACAGGCTTTGACATTCTTTCATTTTTACGTGATAAAACAAAGCAACTGTTCGTCCCGATTGTCATGATGAGCGTTGATAATCAAAGAGAGACGCGTTTGAAGGCTTTTAAATTAGGGGCTGATGACTTCCTTGTTAAACCTTTCGATCTGGAAGAAAGTCTACTTCGAATTGGTCACCATATTGAACGAAAGCAAATGTTTAACTCCTATTTAATGTTTGATGAATTAACAGGAGCCTATAACCGAACGTATTTAAAAGAAATCTATAGTCAGCAGCTGTCGAGCTACGACCGCTTAAAAGATCCTTTTTGTTTAGCGATTTTAGATTTAGATTTCTTTAAAAGAATAAATGATCAGTATGGACATCTTATGGGAGACCGCGTACTGCAAGCATTTGTAGAGTATATGAAGCATGAAATTCGTCCAACAGATCACATTTTTAGATATGGAGGCGAAGAATTTATTCTTTTACTGCCAAAAACCAATATAAAAGAGGCAGAAACAGTATTAAATAGACTGTTGGATTCCTTTGTGAAAAAAGTGTTCACACATCAAAGCAATTCGTTTTATTGCAGCTTTTCCGGCGGAGTTGTAGAAGTTCATAACAATGAATGGCCGTTAGAAAAAGCGCTTCATCAAGCTGATGAAGCATTATATATAGCGAAGGAATCAGGACGTCAAAAAATTGTAGCTTCTTCTCAAAGCAAGCTGGTTAAAAAGCGAACGCTTCGTATGGCTATTATTGATGATGATTCTATCATTCGAACGATGCTGAAAGAGCTTTTAAGTAAGATTGATGTAGGAGATCGTTATGAAGTGAAAATAGAAGTGTTTAAAGACGGCATCGAGTTTTTTGAGTCCCAATGGATTCACTCTAGCGATCACTACTTTGTTATTTTAGATGGAATGATGCCTAAGATGGATGGCTTAGAAGTGCTGCAAAAATTAAGGCAGCAGAAACGTCACGATCAGTACACGGTTATTATGCTTACATCACGAAACAGCGAACAAGATATTCAAAGAGCATTAGAACTTGGGGCAGACGATTACATGACAAAGCCATTTAAGTTAATGGAGCTTGAAGCGCGCGTACGTCATTTAATGAAGAAGGTGAAATAA
- a CDS encoding HEAT repeat domain-containing protein: protein MGMSIQVVYILFGGLLLLLVCFLSYLLIQKARLNAFRAKVESYKDSIKESLFIYLYRKDEEHRIEPKNKIELAGVEELLSGFSAAVQGDDIRNNITLYAEKVFTPKYKKELHHSRWSVRMNALYAIEDFGLTTLTDQLVEMYEKKNSTAAEKNQILKILVKLNRPEFVIYMTNASKPLSEFMYRSLFGTMNSEQFQQFINKFEDLQEEIQLPLIDMVGINHKLEYIDFLKMHMKSSSEELRIRSLKSLNALSFPLKVEELTKHLQSDMWQERMMATKLVGKTRDEKGLSLLEQSLKDSHFLVRSNAAQSMMKIPTGTEYLVHVYETTDDKFSKDMAAEWLEKGGITVVE from the coding sequence ATGGGGATGTCAATTCAAGTGGTATATATCTTATTTGGCGGATTGCTATTGCTGTTGGTTTGTTTTCTAAGTTATTTACTTATTCAAAAAGCGCGTTTAAACGCTTTCCGGGCAAAAGTAGAATCCTATAAAGATAGTATAAAAGAATCTCTTTTTATTTATTTATACAGAAAAGATGAAGAACATCGGATAGAGCCTAAAAATAAAATAGAGCTGGCGGGTGTAGAGGAACTATTGAGCGGTTTTTCTGCAGCTGTGCAAGGTGATGACATTCGAAATAACATCACGCTCTATGCGGAGAAGGTTTTTACACCCAAATATAAAAAAGAGCTGCATCATTCTAGGTGGAGTGTCAGAATGAATGCCCTTTATGCTATTGAAGATTTTGGTCTTACTACGCTAACAGACCAATTAGTAGAAATGTATGAGAAAAAAAATAGTACAGCGGCTGAAAAAAATCAAATTTTAAAGATTTTAGTTAAGCTAAACCGTCCTGAGTTTGTTATATACATGACGAATGCCTCTAAACCGCTGTCTGAATTTATGTACCGCTCTTTGTTTGGAACTATGAACAGTGAGCAGTTTCAGCAATTTATTAATAAATTTGAAGACCTGCAAGAAGAAATTCAGCTACCACTTATCGATATGGTCGGTATCAATCATAAGTTAGAGTATATCGATTTCTTAAAAATGCACATGAAAAGTTCATCAGAAGAACTGCGAATTCGTTCGTTGAAATCACTTAACGCTTTATCTTTTCCATTAAAAGTAGAGGAGCTCACGAAACATCTTCAATCAGATATGTGGCAAGAGAGAATGATGGCTACCAAACTAGTAGGCAAAACGAGAGATGAGAAGGGATTGTCACTTCTCGAGCAGTCGCTGAAAGATTCTCATTTTCTTGTGCGCTCGAATGCTGCTCAGTCAATGATGAAAATCCCAACGGGTACAGAATACTTAGTTCATGTATATGAAACGACTGATGACAAGTTTTCGAAAGATATGGCAGCAGAATGGCTTGAAAAGGGAGGAATTACGGTTGTGGAATAG
- a CDS encoding glycosyltransferase family 2 protein gives MWNSVWHLFLSVCGWAVFAYMIFVLCFYFMMFIISAFQLRKQYQLNDEEPYEDLLAVSYTTPLSILVPAYNESVGIIGSVRSLLGIEYPEYEVIVVNDGSSDDTLEKLIEEFSLVKMNRVVRKQVETKEVKAVYRSKLYDYLYVVDKQNGGKSDALNAGINLSNYPYFCSIDGDSVLERDAFLKVMKPIIDSDGEVIASGGSIRIANGCKIENGAVVSIGLDTQPLVVMQIIEYLRAFLMGRIGLSRHNLLLIVSGAFGVFSKRWVIEAGGYSHTVGEDMELVVRLHRLIKQKKANNQIVYIPDPVCWTEAPDEIKYLRRQRNRWHRGLFDSLWKHKEMLFNPKYGSIGMISMPYFVFIELIGPVMEMLGYLFIVISLVVGGIYVEFAYLLFLLMVVYGSLYSMAAVLLEEWSLRKYPKVSDIAKLFVFSLTESFWYRPLTVIWRCHGLLDVIRNKKGWGDMQRKGVSQ, from the coding sequence TTGTGGAATAGTGTTTGGCATCTTTTTTTGTCCGTTTGCGGATGGGCTGTATTTGCTTATATGATTTTTGTGCTTTGTTTTTATTTTATGATGTTTATCATTTCTGCTTTTCAACTGCGAAAGCAATATCAATTAAATGATGAAGAACCTTATGAAGATTTGCTTGCGGTTAGCTATACAACGCCGTTATCTATATTAGTTCCCGCTTATAACGAATCTGTCGGGATTATTGGAAGCGTGCGTTCGCTGCTTGGAATTGAATATCCGGAATATGAAGTAATTGTAGTAAATGACGGATCTTCAGATGATACGTTAGAAAAGCTCATCGAAGAGTTTTCTCTTGTGAAAATGAATCGAGTTGTGAGAAAGCAAGTGGAGACGAAAGAAGTAAAAGCTGTATATCGTTCTAAATTATACGATTATTTATATGTAGTCGATAAACAAAATGGAGGAAAGTCAGATGCATTAAATGCAGGAATTAATTTATCCAACTATCCTTATTTTTGTTCGATCGATGGTGATTCAGTGTTGGAAAGAGACGCTTTTTTAAAAGTTATGAAGCCAATTATTGATTCAGACGGAGAAGTAATTGCTTCAGGAGGAAGTATTCGAATTGCAAACGGATGTAAAATCGAAAACGGTGCGGTCGTATCGATTGGACTTGATACGCAGCCGCTTGTTGTGATGCAGATTATTGAATATTTACGTGCCTTTCTTATGGGGCGCATTGGTCTCAGTCGCCATAATTTATTACTTATTGTGTCAGGAGCATTTGGCGTATTTTCTAAACGCTGGGTGATTGAAGCTGGGGGTTATTCTCATACAGTCGGCGAAGACATGGAGCTTGTTGTTCGCCTCCACCGACTGATTAAACAGAAAAAAGCCAACAATCAAATTGTTTATATTCCAGATCCTGTATGCTGGACAGAGGCACCTGATGAAATCAAATATTTGCGAAGACAGCGAAACCGCTGGCACCGCGGTTTATTTGATAGTCTTTGGAAGCATAAAGAGATGCTGTTTAATCCGAAATACGGAAGTATCGGAATGATTTCTATGCCTTATTTTGTGTTTATTGAACTAATCGGGCCGGTCATGGAAATGTTAGGCTATTTGTTTATTGTTATTTCTCTAGTTGTAGGCGGGATTTATGTGGAATTTGCGTATTTGCTTTTTCTCTTAATGGTTGTATATGGTTCTCTTTATTCGATGGCGGCTGTTTTGCTAGAAGAGTGGAGCCTTCGCAAATATCCAAAAGTATCTGATATCGCTAAGCTGTTTGTCTTTTCCCTGACTGAATCCTTTTGGTATCGCCCTCTAACTGTTATATGGCGCTGTCATGGATTGTTGGACGTTATTCGCAATAAAAAGGGCTGGGGAGACATGCAGCGAAAAGGAGTTTCACAATGA
- a CDS encoding response regulator transcription factor, producing the protein MAKILLAEDEEVLRMLVVDTLEDEGHEVTEAENGEEALEFIKERDFDLIILDYMMPVFTGLEVIQQLKEMKDKRHTKVLMLSAKNQSADQSRVLEAGAAYFMSKPFSPLLLAERVEEILDEQ; encoded by the coding sequence ATGGCAAAAATTTTATTAGCGGAAGATGAAGAAGTGCTTCGTATGTTAGTGGTAGATACGCTTGAAGATGAAGGACATGAAGTGACGGAAGCAGAAAACGGCGAAGAAGCGTTGGAATTTATTAAAGAACGTGATTTTGACTTAATTATTTTGGATTATATGATGCCCGTGTTCACCGGGCTTGAAGTCATTCAGCAGCTGAAAGAAATGAAAGATAAGCGCCATACAAAAGTATTGATGCTTTCAGCTAAGAATCAATCTGCTGATCAAAGCCGGGTGTTAGAAGCAGGGGCTGCGTATTTTATGTCTAAACCGTTTAGTCCCCTATTGCTAGCCGAACGTGTTGAGGAAATTTTAGATGAACAATAA